DNA from Gammaproteobacteria bacterium:
ATCGAACCCGCGATTCTGCGTGCCACCGGCCCCATTCACCCGCTCGACGTCACGTTCATCGACGAAGAGGACCTCGCAGCGCCTTGGAAGCGCCGCATTTGCAAATCACATCTGAGAGCGGGCTGTGTGTGATCCAGGATCATGTGAGGGAAAAAACGCGAGGGCCATCAGTTCCCCAAGCAGATACTATGGAGATGAAATTGGAGTCTTCCCACCGGGAGCCGTCCGAGTGGTTGGGGCGCTATCTTCATCTCCTGGCGTAAAGGTTACGGGAGAACAACAGCTTATTCAGAGCAGCGACTGGATAGCGTCTTCGACATCTTTCTCACCGAACTGTCGATTCGGATTATCGCCGGTCAAACGAAAACGCTCCGTACCTTCACTATCGAAAACCAGCACCACCGGAATACCCAGCAGGTTCAGGGCTTCAAAACTCTTCATCAGGTTTTCCTGCATATGGTAGTGGGGGAAATCGGCATTCATTTTTTGCAGGAATTTGTTGGACCACTGCAGGGCTTCGGCGTCGGTGGGGTCGTCGAGGTTGAGGGATATGAACTGTACTCCCTGCTCGCGGTAACGGTGGCGGAGTTCGACCATGGCGGGAAAACGCTCGATACAACTGATGCACCAACTGGCCCACAGGTCGGCGACCAGGATTTTACCGAGGTAGCGATTCCTGACGGTGGGCCAGTCGGCCAGGGTGACGGGCGCCATCCGGTCAATGGCCGGTTCAACGGTCGCCGGTGTCGTGTTTGCCTTTTCGCTTTCTTGGCAAGCCGTCAACATCATCGCGCACAGGCCGGTCAGCACAATACGCGCCAGCGTGTTAGTTTTCATATTTCACTGAGCAGCCGTGGGCGCGGGTTTCCGTCACCGCGACGGGTTTGCCCGCCAGGGTGGCCTCAACAGCATCACTGACGTAGAACTCGGTGGGCTTACCGTTTATATGTTTGATACTGCCACCAAAGGTGACTTTGGCCGGAGAGTTGGTAATCAGCCCCATGTAAACCAGCTTGCCCTCCCTGTTGAAGACGAAATATTCCGGCGTACGGGTGGCGCCCAGCTTGCGGCCGAGTTCCTGGGATTCATCATATACGTAAGGAAAGTTGTATCCCTGCTCCTGGGCATGTTTCTTCATGGCAGGAAGGCGATCGTCTTCGCGGTGATTCACGCCAAAGCCGACTATGGTGACATCCCGGTCTTTAAACTGATTGGCAAGGGTCACCAGTTGCGGGTCCATACCGCGCACCCAGGGGCAGTGATTGGCCAACGATACCAGCACGACAACCTCGCTGGTGAGATCACTAGAAGAAAGAGTCTCGCCGCTGACACTCGGGAGACGTTCGAAGGTCGGCATCGGATCACCGATGCTCAAAATGCTATTGTATTTCCCCGCGTAACCATAGCTGCTGGAGAGGCAGGCGATGGTGATTATTGCGAAAAATTTGCGCCACATGTGAATCACTCCTCTGGTTAGGACACATTGAAGGGATTAATCACGTCGATACCGCAGTTTTCAAAGTCAAATACATTCGGGGTCGCTACCGACAAACGGTCGCGACGAGCAATCGCGGCGATCTGACCATCGGGTACACTCATCAGAAGTCCGAGTTCCTTATGCCCGCCAATCAGATCACCGTAGATGCGGGCCGCGGATTCGTCGTAAGCGAGCACGCGCTGATCGAAGGCCATGCCGATGAATCGTTCGAATCGTTGGCACAGGCCTGACCGGCGTTTGCAGTCGGGCAGGATACACAGCCCGTAGGCGATCTCGCCGATGGTGATCGC
Protein-coding regions in this window:
- a CDS encoding thioredoxin family protein, giving the protein MWRKFFAIITIACLSSSYGYAGKYNSILSIGDPMPTFERLPSVSGETLSSSDLTSEVVVLVSLANHCPWVRGMDPQLVTLANQFKDRDVTIVGFGVNHREDDRLPAMKKHAQEQGYNFPYVYDESQELGRKLGATRTPEYFVFNREGKLVYMGLITNSPAKVTFGGSIKHINGKPTEFYVSDAVEATLAGKPVAVTETRAHGCSVKYEN
- a CDS encoding TlpA family protein disulfide reductase yields the protein MKTNTLARIVLTGLCAMMLTACQESEKANTTPATVEPAIDRMAPVTLADWPTVRNRYLGKILVADLWASWCISCIERFPAMVELRHRYREQGVQFISLNLDDPTDAEALQWSNKFLQKMNADFPHYHMQENLMKSFEALNLLGIPVVLVFDSEGTERFRLTGDNPNRQFGEKDVEDAIQSLL